AGATGTACTTGTCTTGATAAAAAGTCTACTTACATATTTTTCAACATTTCTAATAGATGTTTCAAGCTGCCTTGCAATTTCCTTGTTCATCAGCCCTTCTGCTACTAGTTGCAGTACACTTGCTTCTCTTGGAGTAAAAGTAGGAAGATTTAATTTATTTTCTGAATTAGTGGGATTTTGGTCTGTGAGCATAGATTTTATTTCAGTAATTTGCTTCGCCATTTTGCTTACATCAATATCCGCGAATCGTGCGGCTTCTTTAAGTAAACGTTCTTGTCTGTTGATTACGTTTTTTACTCTTGCAGCTAATTCATCAGGGTCGAAAGGTTTGGAAATATAATCATCAACTCCTGCGAGATAACCTTCTGTTCTGTCTAGGGTCATTCCCTTTGCAGTTAGAAAAATAACAGGAGTTCCTCCTAATTTTTCATCCTCTCTAATTTTTTCTAATAAAGCATAACCGTTAGCTCGTGGCATCATAATATCGCTTATTATTAAATCAGGAAAAACTGTTTGAGCTTTTTCCCAACCATCCTCTCCATCAACT
This sequence is a window from Prochlorococcus marinus XMU1419. Protein-coding genes within it:
- a CDS encoding response regulator transcription factor, whose product is MNEINQINNEPVRKSRILLVDDEPGLRTAVKTFLEDEGFEIFIAVDGEDGWEKAQTVFPDLIISDIMMPRANGYALLEKIREDEKLGGTPVIFLTAKGMTLDRTEGYLAGVDDYISKPFDPDELAARVKNVINRQERLLKEAARFADIDVSKMAKQITEIKSMLTDQNPTNSENKLNLPTFTPREASVLQLVAEGLMNKEIARQLETSIRNVEKYVSRLFIKTSTSSRTELVRYALENHLVK